The following coding sequences lie in one Rutidosis leptorrhynchoides isolate AG116_Rl617_1_P2 chromosome 4, CSIRO_AGI_Rlap_v1, whole genome shotgun sequence genomic window:
- the LOC139843104 gene encoding putative clathrin assembly protein At5g35200, with amino-acid sequence MSRRRTKNSWRKAIGAIKDSASVHLTRVRDGYKELDVSIVKATNHVERPANEKHIRAIFAAISATRPRADIAYCLHALERRLSKTSNWAVALKALIVIHRALREVDSTFQEELINYRMTRPTFLDLSYFKDYSSLNACDYSYWVRMYASYLDGRLQCFNVLKYDVNTEQPRTRDVDVHELFRHLPTLQTAIFRILCCKPEGAAVHNSVIRIALSMVASDSVKVYNAVRDGIFNLVDKFFEMKQHDGLKAVDMYRRAGAQAQSLSRFYETCKSLDVGCEEGFIEIEPPSSSFIQVMEEYLNYASRDSMVRFDENRNETLAIEYKNEAELQESNPSVPPAEPESVNVEARLADPLPDLLNLDDHIQETSELDQKNDTAMAIVPIPNQTASTSIDGALGWELALLTAPSSNYVATSSTKLGGGLDELTLNSLYDDAISRTNRFISYNPWDPQGSVPNSMMPAQTASNMFYGSNMMATPHNLQMTAMAQQQQQDFVLHQQEQQLMMMIRPPMPPQSSNPFANPYEWPFYIRIFEGS; translated from the exons ATGTCGAGAAGGAGAACTAAAAATAGTTGGCGGAAAGCTATCGGGGCGATTAAGGACAGTGCCTCTGTCCATTTAACTAGGGTTAGAGATGGATACAAG GAACTGGATGTAAGTATTGTTAAGGCCACTAATCACGTTGAGCGCCCAGCGAATGAGAAACATATACGAG CTATATTTGCTGCCATCTCAGCTACAAGACCTAGGGCTGATATTGCTTATTGTCTTCATGCTCTTGAAAGAAGATTATCAAAAACAAGCAATTGGGCG GTTGCTTTGAAGGCTTTGATCGTTATCCATCGGGCCTTGAGGGAGGTGGATTCGACATTTCAAGAGGAACTAATTAACTATAGAATGACGCGTCCCACTTTTCTCGACTTATCTTACTTCAAAGATTATTCTAGTCTAAATG CATGTGACTATTCATACTGGGTTCGAATGTATGCTTCATATTTGGATGGGAGACTGCAATGCTTCAATGTATTGAAGTATGATGTCAATACAGAACAACCA AGAACAAGGGACGTAGATGTTCATGAGCTGTTCAGACACTTACCAACTTTGCAAACAGCCATATTTCGGATCTTATGCTGTAAG CCTGAAGGAGCAGCCGTTCATAACTCTGTGATTCGTATAGCACTTTCTATG GTTGCTTCTGATAGTGTTAAAGTGTACAATGCAGTTAGGGACGGTATATTTAATTTGGTTGACAAG TTCTTTGAGATGAAACAACATGATGGACTAAAAGCTGTGGATATGTACAGAAGGGCTGGGGCGCAG GCGCAGAGTTTGTCCAGGTTTTACGAGACATGTAAAAGTCTTGACGTCGGATGTGAAGAAGGGTTCATTGAAATTGAGCCG CCTTCATCTTCATTTATACAAGTAATGGAAGAATATTTAAATTATGCGTCTCGTGATTCAATGGTACGAT TTGATGAAAACCGTAACGAAACGTTGGCCATAGAATACAAAAATGAGGCAGAGCTTCAGGAGTCCAACCCGTCAGTTCCTCCAGCTGAGCCAGAGTCGGTTAATGTGGAAGCCCGTCTTGCTGACCCACTACCTGATTTGTTG AATCTGGATGATCACATTCAAGAAACGTCAGAATTAGACCAGAAGAATGATACGGCTATGGCTATCGTTCCAATAC CTAATCAGACAGCTTCAACTTCCATTGATGGAGCTTTAGGATGGGAATTAGCCCTATTAACTGCACCAAGCTCTAACTACGTTGCTACATCTTCAACCAAACTG GGTGGAGGGCTGGACGAGCTTACACTTAACAGCCTCTACGATGATGCAATCAGTAGAACCAACCGGTTCATAAGCTACAATCCATGGGACCCACAAGGTTCTGTGCCTAACTCCATGATGCCAGCACAAACCGCTTCAAACATGTTCTATGGTTCTAATATGATGGCTACACCACACAATCTACAAATGACAGCCATGGCTCAGCAGCAGCAGCAAGATTTTGTATTGCACCAGCAAgaacaacaattgatgatgatgattagaccACCTATGCCACCACAAAGTTCAAACCCATTTGCCAACCCATATGAG TGGCCTTTTTACATAAGGATTTTTGAAGGTAGTTGA
- the LOC139904196 gene encoding uncharacterized protein produces the protein MSCFSIPDPLYSDNDDDTPPPSPTATTGKPDFSVFKQTIGRQFKNVATFLAPPPQQSSSSSPPQTLSHDSGELTGEASPSSIEGVKNDLAEIGASFKTGLSLLSPKKAVTQFSKLASNLLQSDKGDNDVFEKVSGVTEDLVLFVGMLSNRPNLWIDFPLSLSGKEFSMSSIQKDHTVAIEQLVPSITTLRHTVQNYMSEQQFWMTYFVLMFPRFNEDDYYKHLLTSEIVLVYDEVMEKLRNRKNTFQETDALCETSNAPPYRRKNRNQEDDISVCDLDNETSSGVRQTQSSKLSSANEFSDWVRLSDASKANRSTYHEGRSYKSDSSVDGGNQSNKNQEEDVSSASETSDWVNIRETAKAKRGTYRERRSESEESSDWHTVDDVVGL, from the exons ATGTCTTGCTTTTCAATCCCCGATCCACTCTACTCCGACAACGACGACGATACTCCTCCGCCGTCCCCCACCGCCACCACCGGAAAACCAGACTTCTCCGTCTTTAAACAAACAATCGGCCGTCAATTCAAGAACGTTGCTACATTTCTCGCCCCACCACCACAACAATCGTCTTCCTCTTCACCGCCACAGACACTGTCTCATGATTCTGGCGAACTTACCGGCGAGGCTTCGCCGTCTTCTATTGAAGGTGTAAAGAATGATCTGGCTGAAATTGGGGCTAGTTTTAAAACAGGGTTATCTTTGTTATCCCCCAAGAAAGCTGTTACTCAATTTTCAAAATTGGCATCAAATTTGCTTCAATCTGATAAAGGGGACAACGATGTTTTCGAAAAGGTTTCTGGGGTTACTGAGgatcttgttctttttgttggaatGCTTTCAAATCGCCCGAATTTATGGATTGATTTCCCATTATCTTTAAGCGGCAAAG AATTCAGTATGTCCAGCATTCAAAAAGATCACACTGTAGCCATAGAACAACTTGTACCAAGTATTACCACTTTGAGGCATACAGTTCAGAATTACATGAGTGAACAACAGTTTTGGATGACCTATTTTGTCCTGATGTTTCCACGGTTTAATGAGGATGATTATTATAAACATCTGTTAACCTCAGAG ATTGTTTTGGTGTATGATGAAGTTATGGAGAAACTAAGAAACAGAAAGAACACTTTTCAAGAAACTGATGCTTTGTGTGAGACTAGTAATGCACCACCGTATAGGAGGAAAAACAGGAACCAAGAGGATGATATTTCTGTATGTGATCTAGACAATGAAACATCATCGGGAGTTAGACAGACACAAAGTAGTAAGCTGTCTTCTGCGAATGAATTTAGTGACTGGGTTCGTCTTAGTGACGCTTCAAAAGCAAACCGTTCAACGTATCATGAAGGACGTTCATATAAAAGTGATTCCTCAGTTGATGGCGGTAATCAAAGTAATAAGAACCAAGAAGAAGATGTTTCTTCTGCAAGTGAAACTAGTGATTGGGTTAACATCAGAGAAACTGCAAAAGCAAAGCGTGGAACGTATCGTGAGAGACGTTCAGAAAGTGAAGAGTCGAGTGACTGGCATACTGTCGATGATGTTGTTGGTCTATAA